The following proteins come from a genomic window of Hypanus sabinus isolate sHypSab1 unplaced genomic scaffold, sHypSab1.hap1 scaffold_541, whole genome shotgun sequence:
- the LOC132389339 gene encoding oocyte zinc finger protein XlCOF6-like produces the protein MAHQRVHTGERPFTCSDCGKGFSLSSRLLTHQRVHTGVKPFICSVCEKRFTHSSTLQRHKLVHTGEKPFTCSVCGKGFTQSSSLQNHQRVHTGEKPFTCSECGKGFTESSHLQRHQRVHTGEKPFTCSVCEKKFTNSSTLQSHQRVHTGEKPFTCSVCEKGFTHSSTLRRHHRVHTREKPFTCSVCGMRFTDSSYLQSHQRVHTGEKPFTCSVCGKGFTLLSNLQCHQRVHTGEKPFTCSDCGKGFTVSASLMAHQRVHTGQRPFTCSDCGKGFTLSSKLLKHQRVHTGEKPFTCSVCEKRFSDSSALQRHQRVHTGEKPFTCTICGKAFTQSSHLQSHQRVHTGEKPFTC, from the coding sequence atggctcaccagcgagtacACACCggagagcggccgttcacctgctcggactgtgggaagggattctctttaTCTTCTCGCTTACtgacacatcagcgagttcacactggggtgaagccgttcatctgctcagtctgtgagaagagattcactcactcttccacgCTACAGAGACACAAgcttgttcacactggggagaagccgttcacctgctcagtctgtgggaagggattcactcagtcatccagtctgcagaatcatcagcgagttcacactggggagaagccgttcacctgctcagaatgtgggaagggattcactgagtcatcacacctacagagacaccagcgagttcacactggggagaagccattcacctgctcagtctgtgagaagaagtTCACTaactcttccaccctacagagtcatcagcgagttcacactggggagaagccattcacatgctcagtctgtgagaagggattcactcattctTCCACCCTACGGAGACACCAtcgagttcacactagggagaagccatttacctgctcagtctgtgggatgagattcactgattcatcctacctgcagagtcaccagcgagttcacactggggagaagccattcacctgctcagtctgtgggaaaggattcactctgttatCCAACCTGCagtgtcatcagcgagttcacactggggagaagccattcacctgctcagactgtgggaagggattcactgttTCAGCTagcctaatggcacaccagcgagttcacaccgggcagcggccgttcacctgctcagactgtgggaagggattcactttgtcatctaaactactgaaacaccagcgagttcacactggggagaagccgttcacctgctcagtctgtgagaagagattcagtgACTCTTccgccctacagagacaccagcgagttcacactggggagaagccattcacctgcacaatctgtgggaaggcattcactcagtcatcccacctacagagtcatcagcgagttcacactggggagaagccattcacctgctga